In Pseudomonadota bacterium, a single genomic region encodes these proteins:
- the rpsD gene encoding 30S ribosomal protein S4 — translation MTKRIQAKYKIDRRYGINLWGRPKSPYNKRNYGPGEQGQKPRKLSDYGLQLAAKQKLKGYYGNLNERQFRNLYQTAEQKRGDTSENLIGLLERRLDAVIYRMKLIPTVFSARQLISHGHILVNGRRVTIPSYRVREGDEIELRSRMHDNPVVLGAVQSSEREVPEYVEIDHGKMKGRFVRTPNLEEVAYPVQMEPNLVIEYYSR, via the coding sequence ATGACAAAGCGCATACAAGCTAAATACAAGATTGATCGTCGTTATGGAATAAATCTGTGGGGGCGCCCCAAGAGTCCATACAATAAGCGTAACTATGGTCCTGGAGAGCAAGGTCAAAAGCCTCGTAAACTTTCAGACTATGGCTTGCAGCTGGCTGCAAAGCAAAAGCTTAAAGGTTATTATGGTAATCTGAACGAGCGCCAGTTTCGTAACCTGTATCAAACGGCTGAGCAAAAGCGCGGCGATACCAGTGAAAACTTAATCGGTTTGCTCGAGCGGCGCCTGGATGCCGTCATCTACCGGATGAAGCTCATCCCAACCGTATTTTCAGCACGCCAATTAATTAGCCATGGTCATATCCTTGTCAATGGTAGGCGCGTTACGATCCCATCCTATCGGGTGCGAGAAGGCGATGAAATTGAATTGCGCTCAAGAATGCACGATAATCCAGTTGTTCTTGGAGCCGTACAATCTTCAGAACGAGAAGTTCCCGAATACGTCGAGATTGACCATGGGAAAATGAAGGGACGGTTTGTCCGGACTCCTAACCTTGAAGAGGTTGCTTATCCGGTGCAGATGGAACCAAACCTGGTTATTGAGTATTATTCACGTTAG
- a CDS encoding penicillin-binding protein activator has product MSLLFRKIFSSLILLSALTLAACQTTTQRNRPTSDGSAPISVEKLPPRTLHQQQTMSGITQQDKMRVAILLPLTGTNAQLGQDLLASAQMSLFDHGSNQLELMIHDTQGTPAQASAAAQQALHEGAQLIVGPLFSQEVAAVKAIASQANVPVLSFSNNQKVADSQVFILGFDPSEQVREIISVAAAHNIRNIGALLPENAYGDLLQDALVQAVAHNDIRIEAIAFYRPGTSDFSAQAIKLRNIPLQGLFVPEGGDTLKLVISSLQYNDVDLTQVRLLGSGQWDTPQTFTTSSARGGWFVAPAPYKRAQFEQKFRTQFGHSPPRIATLSYDAMSLAAILSQTRQGNSLMLSELTQPRGFDGIDGTFRLIPNGLVERRLAVLEVANHGVKVVSPAKAEF; this is encoded by the coding sequence TTGTCTCTTCTTTTTAGAAAAATTTTTTCATCTCTGATTCTATTGAGTGCCCTAACTTTGGCCGCTTGTCAAACCACAACACAACGCAACAGACCAACATCTGATGGTAGCGCTCCAATTTCGGTTGAAAAGCTTCCACCTCGGACTCTGCATCAACAACAAACCATGTCAGGGATTACCCAACAAGACAAGATGCGAGTGGCGATCCTGTTGCCACTGACAGGAACAAATGCGCAACTGGGACAAGACCTCCTCGCTTCTGCACAGATGAGTTTGTTTGATCACGGCAGCAATCAACTTGAATTAATGATTCACGATACCCAAGGCACACCAGCCCAAGCAAGTGCTGCTGCTCAACAGGCTTTGCATGAAGGCGCCCAACTGATTGTTGGGCCTCTGTTTTCCCAAGAAGTAGCTGCAGTAAAGGCCATCGCCTCTCAAGCAAATGTCCCTGTATTAAGTTTTTCAAACAACCAAAAGGTTGCTGACAGCCAAGTGTTCATTCTTGGGTTTGACCCTAGTGAACAAGTCAGAGAAATTATTTCTGTTGCTGCTGCCCATAATATTCGCAATATTGGGGCCCTGCTGCCAGAAAATGCCTATGGAGATTTGTTGCAGGATGCTTTGGTGCAAGCTGTCGCTCACAATGATATCCGCATTGAAGCGATTGCCTTTTACCGTCCCGGAACATCTGATTTTTCTGCCCAGGCCATCAAGCTGAGGAATATTCCCTTACAGGGTTTGTTTGTTCCTGAAGGCGGGGACACCCTAAAGTTGGTGATATCCTCACTGCAATACAATGACGTTGACCTCACGCAGGTCCGCTTGCTGGGAAGCGGACAATGGGATACGCCTCAAACTTTTACAACAAGCTCTGCACGAGGGGGCTGGTTTGTTGCCCCAGCACCGTACAAGCGCGCACAGTTTGAGCAAAAATTCCGGACCCAGTTTGGTCACAGCCCTCCTCGCATTGCCACGCTGTCCTACGATGCTATGTCGCTGGCAGCAATCTTAAGCCAAACACGGCAGGGAAATTCATTGATGCTCTCCGAGCTCACGCAACCAAGAGGTTTTGATGGTATTGACGGCACGTTTCGTCTAATCCCGAATGGTTTGGTTGAAAGGCGACTGGCAGTCCTAGAAGTTGCCAATCATGGAGTTAAGGTCGTCTCACCAGCAAAAGCTGAGTTTTAA
- the rsmI gene encoding 16S rRNA (cytidine(1402)-2'-O)-methyltransferase gives MSQGNDLDKKSKHFTGLYLVATPIGTLADITLHALEVLKNVDVIACEDTRVTQKLLHHYGIDIKLFSYHDHNAPKVRPKLLQMLAEGQSIALVSDAGTPLIADPGYQLVKACYAKCIPVTSAPGACSPIVALTLSGLSTNRFCFAGFIPTKSQARQSFFEQFNPHHGTLIFFETAKRLLASLQGMQNVWPNTQACVARELTKKFEEVRTDTLPDLIQHYERVGAPRGEVIVLVDSRTFPQSDNNRLDELLAIVLKETTVRDGVNLVADISGLPRREVYQRALQIR, from the coding sequence ATGAGTCAAGGTAACGATTTAGACAAGAAAAGTAAACATTTTACTGGGCTGTATTTGGTAGCAACACCCATTGGTACCCTTGCAGATATCACATTGCATGCACTTGAAGTGCTCAAGAATGTCGATGTCATTGCGTGTGAAGACACTCGCGTTACCCAGAAACTGCTGCATCATTATGGTATTGATATAAAGCTTTTTTCCTACCATGACCACAATGCGCCCAAAGTACGACCAAAATTATTGCAGATGCTTGCAGAGGGGCAAAGCATTGCGCTTGTCAGTGATGCAGGTACGCCACTGATTGCTGATCCTGGTTATCAACTTGTAAAGGCGTGTTATGCAAAATGCATTCCGGTAACCAGTGCGCCAGGTGCATGTTCTCCCATTGTTGCCCTTACACTTTCAGGCCTTTCTACAAATCGCTTCTGTTTTGCCGGGTTTATTCCAACCAAATCACAGGCACGGCAGTCTTTTTTCGAGCAATTTAATCCACATCATGGCACGCTGATTTTTTTTGAAACCGCAAAACGGTTGCTTGCCTCATTACAGGGTATGCAGAATGTGTGGCCAAACACCCAAGCTTGTGTGGCACGGGAATTGACGAAAAAGTTTGAAGAGGTGCGCACAGACACGCTGCCTGATCTGATTCAGCATTACGAAAGGGTTGGAGCTCCTCGGGGTGAAGTCATTGTGCTCGTGGACAGCCGGACTTTTCCGCAATCCGATAACAACCGATTAGACGAACTGCTGGCGATCGTTTTGAAAGAAACAACGGTGCGTGATGGAGTAAATTTAGTTGCAGATATCTCTGGATTGCCCCGGCGTGAGGTGTATCAAAGAGCGTTGCAGATTAGATAG
- a CDS encoding ATP-binding protein, translated as MTDQYPRWQKHQVQYALGKRRVVLLAGARQCGKTTLAKKLSSSNDTYRTLDIQSFREAAEIDPHEFVHHTDTTMIIDEVQRVPSLLPAIKKVVDDDTRPGQYLLTGSANIQALPSVRESLAGRIRKVRLRPLAQGEILKRQPKFFEHAFQQSFDFKFDVYNREQTLQLAFRGGFPEAVLLEGKDRQQWHQDYIEALLERDLQDITRIQRREAMVELVKILAAWSSKFMDISAIGSGLSIRRPTVESYINALEALYLVEKVPAWVRTDYARVGKQKKLFFADSGLMSSLLNWRAENLRFNSYRIGKLIETFVFNELSAQIDSNNGEYNIFHYRDREQREIDFIVEREDESLLGVEVKASSSIGRNDFKHLTWFRENVAGHRPFVGIALYSGEIPLSFGKNLWGIPFGMLWPQ; from the coding sequence ATGACGGATCAATATCCACGTTGGCAAAAACATCAGGTCCAATATGCTTTGGGCAAACGGCGTGTTGTTCTTCTGGCAGGGGCACGACAGTGTGGTAAAACGACCCTTGCAAAAAAGCTGTCATCTTCTAATGATACCTATCGAACCCTAGATATCCAGTCGTTTCGGGAAGCAGCAGAGATAGATCCGCATGAATTTGTGCATCATACCGATACAACGATGATTATTGACGAGGTCCAGCGAGTGCCTTCTTTGTTGCCAGCTATTAAAAAAGTTGTGGATGACGACACAAGGCCTGGTCAGTATTTGCTGACAGGTTCTGCAAATATACAAGCTTTACCCAGCGTTCGAGAATCCCTGGCAGGTCGTATACGAAAAGTTCGTTTGCGTCCTCTTGCGCAAGGCGAAATTTTAAAGCGGCAACCGAAGTTTTTTGAGCATGCATTTCAGCAATCTTTTGATTTCAAATTCGATGTTTATAATCGGGAGCAAACACTACAGCTTGCTTTTCGAGGTGGGTTTCCAGAGGCCGTTCTTCTTGAGGGAAAAGATCGCCAACAATGGCATCAAGACTATATTGAAGCCCTTCTGGAGCGTGATTTACAGGACATTACGCGAATTCAGCGCCGAGAGGCTATGGTAGAACTCGTTAAAATTCTAGCTGCGTGGTCAAGTAAGTTCATGGATATCTCTGCAATTGGTAGTGGACTCTCAATTCGTCGTCCGACAGTTGAATCTTATATCAATGCCTTAGAGGCTCTCTACTTGGTTGAAAAGGTACCCGCATGGGTGAGAACCGATTATGCAAGGGTTGGTAAGCAAAAAAAGCTTTTTTTTGCAGATAGTGGTCTGATGTCTTCCCTCCTTAACTGGCGTGCCGAGAACCTGCGTTTTAATTCATATCGGATTGGCAAGCTGATTGAAACATTTGTATTTAATGAATTATCTGCCCAAATTGATTCCAATAATGGAGAGTACAATATTTTTCATTATCGAGATCGGGAACAAAGGGAGATTGATTTTATCGTCGAGCGAGAAGATGAGTCTTTGTTAGGAGTTGAAGTAAAGGCAAGCAGCTCAATCGGCAGAAATGACTTCAAACACCTAACTTGGTTTCGAGAAAATGTTGCAGGGCACCGACCGTTCGTTGGCATTGCTTTATATTCAGGCGAGATTCCGCTGTCTTTTGGCAAAAATTTGTGGGGCATTCCCTTTGGTATGCTTTGGCCCCAATGA
- the hemW gene encoding radical SAM family heme chaperone HemW, with translation MPQALSLYIHWPFCLSKCPYCDFNSHVREHIDHQAWLAGYLKELRFYAGTLPHQTIKSIFFGGGTPSLMDPKIVEIILNEVTQLWSLPKDLEITLEANPQTVEIGKFKDFHAAGINRVSLGIQSLDDTELKFLGRLHDATQAMKAITVARQVFMRYSLDFIYALPGQSPKKWQASLAQIAPLLQGHISAYQLTIEPGTAFHTLHQRGEWTLPDEEISAQLYEMTRDVLGQHGFQAYEISNYARTGGKSQHNLTYWRYQDYLGIGPGAHGRLTKQGQKYATYNHKAPEVWLEKVGQSGFATKKTEVLSSTEKAKEMLMMGLRLEEGVQLERFRKETGHHLEQFCVPESLASLKQEGLIELDTQVLRATQQGRQRLNAVLPYMLP, from the coding sequence ATGCCTCAAGCACTGAGTCTTTATATTCATTGGCCATTTTGTCTTTCTAAGTGCCCCTATTGTGATTTCAACAGCCATGTGCGAGAGCACATTGATCATCAAGCGTGGCTTGCGGGATATCTCAAGGAACTCCGGTTTTATGCAGGTACGTTGCCGCATCAAACCATAAAGAGTATTTTTTTTGGCGGTGGGACACCTTCATTGATGGATCCCAAAATTGTTGAAATTATCCTAAATGAGGTGACACAGCTTTGGTCCTTGCCCAAAGACCTAGAGATTACTCTCGAAGCCAACCCGCAAACGGTTGAAATCGGTAAATTTAAAGATTTTCATGCCGCTGGCATTAACCGAGTCTCCTTGGGCATTCAATCATTAGACGATACTGAACTTAAGTTTTTGGGCCGCTTGCATGATGCAACGCAAGCAATGAAAGCAATCACTGTAGCTAGACAAGTTTTTATGCGTTATTCGTTGGATTTTATTTATGCGCTACCAGGACAATCTCCTAAAAAATGGCAAGCTTCTCTGGCACAAATAGCTCCGTTGTTGCAAGGTCACATCTCAGCTTATCAGTTGACGATTGAGCCTGGCACAGCCTTTCACACACTGCATCAACGCGGTGAGTGGACTTTGCCAGATGAAGAAATCTCAGCCCAGCTCTATGAGATGACCCGAGATGTTTTAGGACAACACGGTTTTCAGGCTTATGAAATCTCTAACTACGCACGCACAGGTGGCAAATCGCAGCACAATTTGACCTACTGGCGCTATCAAGATTATTTAGGAATTGGCCCTGGAGCCCACGGACGTTTGACAAAACAGGGGCAAAAATATGCGACCTACAATCATAAAGCCCCTGAGGTTTGGTTGGAAAAGGTAGGTCAATCTGGATTTGCCACCAAGAAAACCGAGGTTCTGTCCTCTACAGAAAAAGCAAAAGAAATGCTGATGATGGGCCTGCGACTTGAAGAGGGAGTGCAGCTTGAACGATTTAGAAAAGAGACAGGACACCATTTAGAGCAATTCTGCGTGCCTGAATCACTTGCTTCTCTCAAACAAGAGGGACTGATAGAACTGGACACCCAGGTTTTGCGAGCGACTCAACAGGGAAGGCAGCGTTTGAATGCCGTGTTGCCATACATGTTGCCTTGA
- the rdgB gene encoding RdgB/HAM1 family non-canonical purine NTP pyrophosphatase, producing the protein MSSLLQNKKIILASHNPGKIKEFQDLLEPLGIVLTPLDSPEHEAPEETGATFRENALIKAKHAAEHQNCLVLADDSGLEIEVLDNQPGVYTGRRYYEAGGLQQIAEKLEKDLRPFTNKRARFVCVLCLYYPDDTFEFFEGHVEGQMVFPPRGNNSFGYDPIFQPLGHQRTFAQMPAAEKHALSHRAKAVDQLIRAHQ; encoded by the coding sequence ATGTCAAGCTTGTTGCAAAATAAAAAAATTATCCTGGCCTCTCACAATCCTGGAAAGATTAAGGAATTTCAAGATTTACTTGAGCCTTTGGGGATCGTATTGACCCCGTTGGATTCTCCAGAACACGAAGCTCCTGAAGAAACCGGGGCAACGTTTCGGGAAAATGCACTGATAAAGGCTAAACATGCAGCAGAGCATCAAAATTGTTTGGTATTGGCTGATGACTCCGGTCTTGAAATTGAAGTCCTAGATAATCAGCCGGGGGTTTATACAGGTCGCAGGTATTATGAAGCTGGAGGACTCCAGCAAATCGCTGAGAAACTCGAAAAAGACTTGCGACCTTTTACCAATAAGAGAGCGCGCTTTGTTTGTGTGTTGTGCCTTTATTATCCGGACGATACATTTGAGTTTTTCGAAGGACATGTTGAAGGGCAGATGGTTTTTCCGCCTCGCGGGAATAACAGCTTTGGCTACGACCCAATTTTTCAACCCCTAGGGCACCAGCGCACGTTTGCTCAAATGCCGGCAGCAGAAAAACATGCTCTAAGTCATCGAGCCAAGGCAGTAGACCAGCTAATCAGAGCGCATCAATAA
- the rph gene encoding ribonuclease PH: protein MSLRPSKRAVDELRKIEFELGYPVHAEGACIARFGNTHVMCTVTIEEKLPPFLRDKKKGWITAEYGMLPCSTDQRVTREATRGKQSGRTQEIQRLIGRSLRAITDLKALGERQVRVDCDVLQADGGTRTAAITGSYIALWQALQGLVKAGKLKELPLTDQVAAISCGIYQGTPVLDLDYTEDSSAEADANFIMTQKGGIVEVQATAETSPFSQEHYQGMFTLASKGISELIRMQNRAFAKILTDTNVKLVAK, encoded by the coding sequence GATATCCCGTACATGCTGAAGGAGCCTGCATTGCTCGCTTTGGTAATACGCACGTCATGTGCACGGTAACGATTGAAGAAAAATTACCGCCTTTTCTGCGAGACAAAAAGAAGGGCTGGATTACGGCTGAATATGGCATGCTCCCGTGCTCCACTGATCAAAGAGTGACTCGAGAAGCAACTCGCGGTAAACAATCTGGACGCACTCAAGAGATACAGCGTTTGATTGGCAGATCTTTGCGTGCTATTACAGATTTGAAAGCACTTGGCGAAAGACAAGTGCGAGTTGACTGTGATGTTTTGCAAGCAGATGGGGGCACCCGCACAGCAGCAATAACTGGTTCTTACATAGCCCTATGGCAAGCCCTCCAGGGTTTGGTCAAGGCAGGTAAATTGAAAGAGCTACCGCTAACCGATCAGGTGGCAGCCATTTCCTGTGGAATTTACCAAGGAACCCCGGTGCTTGATCTTGATTATACAGAAGACAGTTCAGCAGAAGCAGATGCAAACTTCATTATGACGCAAAAAGGCGGTATTGTTGAAGTGCAAGCAACAGCTGAAACGTCTCCCTTTTCCCAAGAGCATTATCAAGGAATGTTTACGCTTGCAAGCAAAGGAATCAGTGAGTTGATTCGCATGCAAAACAGAGCGTTTGCCAAAATCCTGACAGATACGAATGTCAAGCTTGTTGCAAAATAA